Proteins from one Desulfonema limicola genomic window:
- a CDS encoding DUF3106 domain-containing protein yields MNIKYKYKFRTLVLIIFLNIIFSGPAVSKNCELYSKNDYIHTAYLTASSKSDFKNKNFENLSPEEKARIKKKFKEWESLSPEKKEELRRKMKELENMPPEAKQLYRQRFNQWQKLPPAERNTIRNKLKNWNNLSFEEKEKIRRRFKD; encoded by the coding sequence ATGAATATAAAGTATAAATACAAATTTAGAACCCTGGTTTTAATAATCTTTTTGAATATTATCTTTTCAGGCCCTGCTGTTTCCAAAAACTGTGAATTATATTCAAAAAACGATTATATACATACAGCTTACCTGACTGCTTCCAGCAAGTCAGATTTCAAAAATAAAAATTTTGAAAACCTGTCTCCTGAAGAAAAAGCAAGGATTAAAAAAAAGTTTAAAGAATGGGAATCTCTCTCCCCTGAAAAAAAAGAGGAGCTTCGCAGGAAAATGAAGGAGCTTGAAAACATGCCTCCTGAAGCAAAGCAGCTTTACCGCCAGCGGTTTAATCAATGGCAGAAACTCCCCCCTGCTGAACGAAATACTATCAGAAATAAACTAAAAAACTGGAATAACCTTTCTTTTGAAGAAAAAGAAAAAATAAGGCGCAGATTCAAAGATTAA
- a CDS encoding DUF4388 domain-containing protein, which translates to MDIPETNLVITEEQEKCPLYNIGDEFCMSGTALVLPQGKPVCLILVKDITEFLETNSKTTSPKNMICTGCTGKIKLEYQEFIEKNSQTQKNLQELSNIAELLSRFSIFKNLDKDNLTEIISFLKLKKFNDGDIIIKKGDPGKNLYIIASGKVKVLGDEAVNIAYLSTGEVFGEMSLLCGEPVGATIRVVEPSNILFISGKDFRKILNKFPSLQIYFTKLLARRLAKTNIARAEEFSSGMIGKLSEMSPSELFQTLNTNQKTGILMLDLTKGTATVSFRNGQIIRAVYKELHEKDAFFAILQEKDGRFKFSPGLPDQDLKADIMGDFMWLLMEGVRRIDEQV; encoded by the coding sequence ATGGATATACCTGAAACAAATCTAGTAATTACCGAAGAACAGGAAAAATGCCCTCTTTATAATATTGGAGATGAATTCTGCATGTCAGGCACAGCTCTTGTTCTTCCCCAGGGAAAACCTGTATGCCTTATACTGGTTAAGGATATTACAGAATTTCTGGAAACAAACAGCAAAACGACATCTCCAAAAAATATGATATGTACCGGATGTACTGGAAAAATAAAACTTGAATATCAAGAATTTATAGAAAAAAACAGCCAGACTCAAAAAAATCTTCAAGAATTATCCAATATTGCAGAGTTATTAAGCAGGTTTTCAATTTTTAAAAACCTGGACAAAGATAATTTAACAGAAATAATTTCATTTTTAAAATTAAAGAAATTTAATGATGGTGATATTATTATAAAAAAAGGAGACCCTGGTAAGAATCTATATATAATTGCATCAGGTAAAGTCAAGGTCTTAGGAGATGAAGCTGTTAATATTGCCTATTTATCCACAGGGGAGGTTTTTGGAGAAATGAGCCTTCTCTGCGGTGAACCTGTAGGCGCTACCATAAGGGTCGTTGAACCTTCAAATATTTTATTTATCAGTGGAAAAGATTTTAGAAAGATATTAAATAAATTTCCTTCTTTGCAGATATATTTTACCAAACTTCTTGCCAGGCGGCTTGCAAAAACAAATATTGCACGGGCAGAGGAATTTTCATCAGGCATGATCGGCAAGCTGAGTGAAATGTCTCCTTCTGAACTGTTCCAGACCCTTAATACCAATCAGAAAACAGGCATTCTTATGCTTGATCTTACAAAGGGAACCGCAACAGTATCCTTTAGAAACGGGCAGATTATAAGAGCTGTATATAAAGAACTCCATGAAAAAGATGCTTTTTTTGCCATATTACAGGAAAAAGACGGGCGCTTTAAATTCAGTCCCGGACTGCCTGATCAAGATTTAAAAGCTGATATTATGGGTGATTTTATGTGGCTGCTTATGGAAGGAGTCAGAAGAATTGACGAGCAGGTCTGA
- a CDS encoding HD domain-containing protein: MSSSENIKAYIHIRKYAREIASRFSSPVFYKKFKDANNFSSNFFKTNSIVRELREFVFTRLENDFGHGLKHAVKVSLDAGALMIIECTPGGYSNEEIRRRVCIAQCAGLLHDIKRKEKNHAAAGAVYAAEVLKSYPFTPAEIQDICNAIHNHEAFKEILTFDRPERTLLSDCLYDADKFRWGSDNFTDTVWDMVMFSQTPLKEFIKRYPDGMKSLERIKNTFRSNTGKKYGPEFIDIGLAIGKELFKIIQDEFS; encoded by the coding sequence TTGAGTTCATCTGAAAATATAAAAGCATATATCCATATTCGTAAATATGCCCGTGAGATTGCCTCCCGGTTTTCTTCCCCTGTTTTTTACAAAAAATTTAAGGATGCCAATAATTTTTCCAGTAATTTTTTTAAAACAAATTCCATTGTCCGCGAATTAAGGGAATTTGTTTTTACCCGCCTTGAAAATGATTTTGGACACGGGCTGAAACATGCTGTTAAAGTAAGCCTTGATGCAGGCGCTCTTATGATCATTGAATGCACTCCAGGAGGATATTCCAATGAAGAAATCCGCCGCAGGGTCTGTATTGCCCAGTGTGCAGGACTTCTCCACGATATTAAGCGCAAAGAAAAAAATCATGCTGCTGCAGGGGCAGTTTATGCAGCTGAGGTTTTAAAATCATATCCTTTTACACCAGCTGAAATACAAGACATCTGCAATGCAATACATAATCATGAAGCATTTAAGGAAATCCTGACCTTTGACAGACCTGAAAGAACCCTGCTTTCCGACTGTCTTTATGATGCAGATAAATTCAGGTGGGGGTCTGATAATTTTACAGATACGGTCTGGGATATGGTTATGTTTTCACAAACCCCTTTAAAAGAATTTATAAAACGCTATCCTGACGGGATGAAAAGCCTGGAAAGAATAAAAAATACCTTTCGATCAAATACAGGTAAAAAATACGGCCCAGAGTTTATTGATATTGGTCTTGCCATAGGAAAAGAATTATTTAAAATAATCCAGGATGAATTTTCTTAA
- a CDS encoding RNA polymerase sigma factor — MNGCAENIFEMKTNIKAQSDKTAKQDKNQVIKDNDLAARILEGDTWATDELIQKYQQKAFAIAYSMCGWDKEEAKDLTQEAFLKVIKNIKKFKGHSSFYTWFYRIVVNTCLDKRKKKNRWKKIFIPWGLKNQDKDDNKSPMEDMPDMREEADPMKALRGKQLNNEVQKALNSLSDKQRTAFQLKVYHEMTVPEIAKIMDMAEGTIKTHIFRATQYLRKNLQEWER; from the coding sequence GTGAATGGCTGCGCTGAAAACATATTTGAAATGAAAACCAATATTAAAGCTCAATCAGATAAAACAGCAAAACAGGATAAAAACCAGGTTATTAAGGATAACGACCTTGCAGCCCGTATCCTTGAAGGAGATACATGGGCAACAGATGAATTAATACAAAAATACCAGCAAAAAGCTTTTGCCATAGCCTATTCCATGTGCGGCTGGGATAAGGAAGAAGCCAAAGACCTTACCCAGGAAGCATTTTTAAAGGTAATTAAAAACATTAAAAAATTCAAAGGCCATTCTTCATTTTACACCTGGTTTTATCGAATAGTGGTAAATACATGCCTGGATAAAAGAAAAAAGAAAAACCGGTGGAAAAAAATATTTATTCCCTGGGGCTTAAAAAATCAGGATAAAGATGATAATAAAAGTCCAATGGAAGACATGCCTGATATGAGAGAAGAAGCAGACCCAATGAAAGCTCTCAGGGGTAAACAACTGAACAATGAAGTACAGAAAGCTCTGAATTCTTTATCTGACAAACAACGGACAGCATTCCAGTTAAAGGTTTATCATGAGATGACTGTGCCGGAAATTGCAAAGATAATGGATATGGCAGAAGGAACAATTAAAACACATATTTTCAGGGCAACCCAGTATTTAAGAAAAAATTTACAGGAATGGGAAAGATAA
- a CDS encoding flavodoxin family protein, with protein MIKIAAVYGSPRRKGNTAELMKQAVSGARDEGAQVEEIFLRDQKMSPCLEIYKCKEEGQCAIKDDFQKVLDILMASDGLILASPIFFYTVSAHTKILMDRCQSCWVKKYWIDKVPFGKWTAKRKGLFISAGATKGKKLFDGALLTVKYFFDVLDMELWNSLLYRGLDFEGDVLKHPEYLKQARETGRDFAKALKK; from the coding sequence ATGATAAAAATTGCAGCAGTTTACGGAAGCCCCAGGCGTAAAGGCAATACAGCGGAATTAATGAAACAGGCTGTTTCCGGGGCAAGGGATGAAGGCGCGCAGGTAGAAGAGATTTTTCTCAGGGATCAGAAAATGTCGCCGTGTCTTGAAATTTATAAATGCAAAGAAGAAGGCCAATGTGCAATTAAAGATGATTTTCAAAAGGTATTGGATATTTTAATGGCATCTGACGGCCTTATACTGGCATCACCAATCTTTTTCTATACAGTCAGTGCCCATACAAAAATCCTTATGGACAGGTGCCAGTCCTGCTGGGTAAAAAAATACTGGATTGACAAGGTTCCTTTTGGCAAATGGACTGCAAAAAGAAAAGGGCTTTTTATCTCTGCTGGTGCAACAAAAGGCAAAAAGCTTTTTGACGGTGCTTTACTGACAGTCAAATACTTTTTTGATGTTCTGGATATGGAGCTTTGGAACTCCCTTTTGTACAGGGGGCTTGATTTTGAAGGAGATGTTCTCAAGCATCCTGAATATCTTAAACAGGCCCGTGAAACAGGAAGAGATTTTGCAAAAGCCCTTAAAAAATAA
- the fdhF gene encoding formate dehydrogenase subunit alpha translates to MDAQNIIVINGNEFSFAPGETILQVAQRNSIDIPTLCHLKNTTPTGQCRICVVEVEGARSLLTACSAPAMKNMVVRTESPKVVEARRLVLQLMLSSGNHNCAARMSDNQDWSRLQLDVNKYDKNEELCPVWGDCELQNLAYRYQVTAERFPRTEVPYPVEDINPFIVRDFSRCIKCGRCVQACNEVQVNNAISFGYRGTDTKIIAAGDRPLKDSDCVFCGECIQVCPVGALVEKNGRYKVRQWETKKVHTTCSYCGVGCQINLHVKENKVVKVSGVPEVKPNMGSLCVKGRFGFDFIGSPERLTDPLIKENGKFRKASWDEALDLVAKNLGTIKEKHGPDTIGVLTSARVTNEDNYIANKFTRAVLKTNNIDHCARLUHSSTVAGLAAAFGSGAMTNTIGDVEQADVILLTGSNTTENHPVLSTFVKRAVSFKGARLIVVDPRRIKMTSFAHQWLRPSLGTDVAWINGLMHVIIKEDLYDKEFVQNRTNGFAELKTMVEKFTPEYVEQITGIPAKSIIDAAKMYAGAKKAAILYCMGITQHISGTDNVKSLANLAMLCGNIGIPGGGVNPLRGQNNVQGACDMGGLPNVFTGYQPVTNADAVQKMEQAWGVTGLSAKAGLKVTEMVPKAHDGEVKALYIIGENPLVSDPDLNHAEKSFGNLEFLVVQDIFLTETAQIADVVLPSACFAEKTGTFSNTERRVQMVRKAVDAPGQAKDDWWITCEIGKRMGLDMTYENAEQIMKEIASVTPSYAGITYDRIAYEGLHWPCPDKDHPGTPILHTTQFPIGKGNFHAIDFIAPDEKIDTEYPVSLTTGRVLYQYHTGTMTRKSEGLNEKAPGSFVEVSFKDAQKYGLQHGDIVEISSRRGSIKAMAKVSTKAVSGTVFIPFHFAEAAANRLTNAALDPVSGIPEYKVCAVKLSKAA, encoded by the coding sequence ATGGACGCACAAAACATTATCGTCATCAATGGGAATGAGTTTTCTTTTGCCCCTGGAGAAACCATACTACAGGTGGCACAACGAAACAGCATTGATATTCCCACTCTTTGTCATTTGAAAAACACCACACCAACAGGACAATGCAGGATCTGTGTGGTAGAGGTTGAAGGAGCGCGCAGCCTTTTAACTGCATGTTCTGCACCGGCAATGAAAAACATGGTGGTACGCACTGAATCCCCAAAGGTTGTTGAAGCAAGGCGGCTGGTTCTCCAGTTAATGCTGTCTTCAGGAAACCATAATTGTGCTGCCCGAATGTCAGACAATCAAGACTGGAGCAGGCTGCAGCTTGATGTGAATAAGTATGATAAAAACGAGGAACTGTGCCCTGTCTGGGGAGACTGTGAACTTCAAAACCTGGCATACAGATACCAGGTTACAGCAGAACGATTTCCCAGAACCGAGGTTCCTTATCCAGTTGAGGATATTAACCCCTTTATTGTCAGGGATTTTTCCAGGTGCATTAAATGCGGCAGATGTGTACAAGCATGTAACGAGGTACAGGTAAACAATGCCATAAGCTTTGGCTATCGGGGAACTGATACAAAGATTATTGCAGCCGGAGACAGACCCCTGAAAGATTCTGACTGTGTATTTTGCGGGGAATGTATTCAGGTCTGCCCTGTCGGCGCACTTGTGGAAAAAAATGGCAGATACAAGGTGCGCCAGTGGGAAACCAAAAAGGTACACACAACTTGCAGCTATTGCGGAGTTGGATGCCAGATCAACCTTCATGTTAAAGAAAACAAGGTTGTAAAAGTATCAGGAGTACCGGAAGTAAAGCCGAATATGGGAAGCCTTTGCGTAAAAGGCAGGTTTGGATTTGACTTTATCGGCTCTCCTGAGCGTCTAACAGACCCATTGATAAAGGAAAACGGGAAATTCAGAAAAGCATCATGGGATGAAGCCCTTGATCTGGTTGCAAAAAATCTTGGAACCATAAAAGAAAAGCATGGGCCTGACACCATTGGAGTTCTGACCTCAGCCCGTGTTACCAACGAGGATAATTATATTGCCAATAAATTTACCCGTGCAGTATTAAAAACCAATAACATAGACCATTGCGCCCGTCTCTGACACAGCTCAACAGTGGCCGGTCTGGCCGCAGCATTTGGAAGCGGAGCAATGACAAACACAATCGGTGATGTTGAACAGGCAGATGTAATCCTGCTGACAGGTTCAAATACAACTGAAAATCACCCGGTTTTATCTACTTTTGTTAAACGTGCAGTTTCATTTAAAGGAGCAAGACTCATAGTAGTTGATCCAAGACGTATCAAAATGACAAGCTTTGCTCATCAATGGCTCAGACCCAGTCTTGGTACAGATGTTGCCTGGATAAACGGGTTAATGCACGTTATTATAAAAGAAGACCTTTATGATAAAGAATTTGTGCAGAACCGGACAAACGGATTTGCAGAATTAAAAACAATGGTGGAAAAATTCACACCTGAATATGTAGAGCAGATCACAGGAATACCTGCAAAAAGTATAATAGATGCTGCCAAAATGTATGCAGGAGCAAAAAAAGCCGCTATTTTGTACTGCATGGGAATTACCCAGCATATATCAGGAACAGACAATGTTAAATCCCTTGCCAATCTTGCCATGCTGTGCGGCAATATCGGCATACCAGGCGGCGGAGTCAATCCACTCAGGGGTCAAAACAATGTTCAGGGTGCCTGCGATATGGGAGGACTGCCCAATGTATTTACAGGTTATCAGCCTGTTACAAATGCAGATGCAGTACAAAAAATGGAACAGGCATGGGGAGTTACAGGACTTTCCGCAAAGGCAGGCCTTAAAGTAACAGAAATGGTTCCAAAAGCCCATGACGGAGAGGTAAAGGCATTATATATCATAGGTGAAAATCCCCTGGTATCTGACCCTGACCTTAACCATGCAGAAAAAAGTTTTGGCAATCTTGAATTCCTGGTTGTGCAGGACATATTCCTGACTGAAACAGCCCAGATTGCAGACGTGGTGCTGCCTTCAGCATGTTTTGCAGAAAAAACAGGAACCTTTTCCAATACCGAGCGCCGGGTGCAGATGGTAAGAAAAGCCGTTGATGCTCCTGGACAGGCAAAAGACGACTGGTGGATAACCTGTGAAATCGGCAAACGCATGGGACTTGACATGACTTATGAAAATGCAGAACAGATCATGAAAGAGATTGCATCTGTTACCCCGTCCTATGCAGGCATAACCTATGACAGGATTGCATATGAAGGACTTCACTGGCCCTGTCCTGACAAAGATCATCCTGGAACGCCCATCCTTCACACAACCCAGTTCCCCATAGGAAAAGGCAATTTCCATGCTATTGATTTTATAGCACCTGATGAAAAAATTGATACAGAATACCCTGTTTCTCTTACAACAGGAAGGGTTCTCTATCAATATCACACAGGCACAATGACCAGAAAATCCGAGGGTCTTAATGAAAAAGCTCCTGGAAGTTTTGTTGAAGTTTCCTTTAAAGATGCTCAAAAATACGGGCTTCAACACGGGGACATTGTTGAGATTTCATCTAGACGAGGCAGCATAAAAGCTATGGCAAAGGTTTCAACAAAAGCAGTAAGCGGAACGGTTTTCATTCCCTTCCACTTTGCAGAAGCAGCAGCCAACCGCCTGACCAACGCAGCCCTTGACCCGGTTTCCGGCATACCAGAATACAAGGTATGCGCTGTTAAACTATCCAAAGCAGCATAA
- a CDS encoding 3-oxoacyl-ACP synthase III family protein: MIKAYIRAVGMYVPENVVKNEELPRELNTSDEWIRQRTGVFERRYASPGDRTSDLAKRAVDNMLERGEVLADEIDCIIFATLSPDFFFPGAGVFLQEKLGWADRHIPCYDIRQQCSGFVYGLQMAQAFVQTGIYKNVLLAGAEIHSNALDFSERGRAVTVLFGDGAGVLVVSPSKDSKSEILSVEIHADGAGALNGIHMKLHDIGQRPVIYYDPSDFNANADLYPDMPASRNLFANAVRRMTEVSLSLLARLNLSVSDIDWVVPHQANIRINKSVVEHLGISDDKVLYNVHKYGNTTAATIPLLLAEYSENNTIKRGDLLLTPAFGSGFTWGAALIRY, translated from the coding sequence ATGATTAAAGCTTATATTCGGGCTGTTGGGATGTACGTCCCTGAAAATGTAGTAAAAAATGAGGAACTTCCCCGGGAATTAAATACCAGTGATGAATGGATACGCCAGCGTACAGGGGTTTTTGAACGGCGGTATGCCAGTCCTGGAGATCGAACTTCGGATCTGGCAAAACGGGCTGTGGATAATATGCTGGAAAGAGGAGAGGTTTTAGCTGATGAGATTGACTGTATTATATTTGCAACTTTAAGCCCTGATTTCTTTTTTCCAGGAGCAGGGGTATTTTTACAGGAAAAACTTGGATGGGCAGACAGGCATATACCCTGCTATGACATACGCCAGCAGTGCAGCGGCTTTGTGTATGGCCTGCAGATGGCCCAGGCTTTTGTTCAAACCGGTATTTATAAAAATGTGCTGCTTGCTGGTGCTGAGATTCATTCCAATGCCCTGGATTTCAGCGAACGGGGCAGGGCTGTAACAGTTCTTTTTGGTGATGGTGCAGGTGTTCTTGTTGTTTCTCCTTCAAAGGACAGTAAATCAGAAATACTTTCAGTAGAAATTCATGCAGACGGGGCAGGAGCTTTAAACGGTATTCATATGAAACTGCATGATATTGGACAGCGGCCTGTGATTTATTATGACCCGTCTGATTTTAATGCAAATGCAGACCTGTACCCTGATATGCCTGCTTCCAGGAATCTTTTTGCCAATGCTGTGCGCAGGATGACAGAGGTAAGCTTGTCCCTGCTTGCAAGATTGAACCTGTCTGTCAGTGATATTGACTGGGTTGTGCCTCACCAGGCCAATATCCGTATTAATAAATCAGTTGTTGAACACCTGGGAATTTCCGATGACAAGGTTCTTTATAATGTTCATAAATACGGAAATACAACAGCAGCAACCATCCCCCTGCTTTTAGCTGAATATTCTGAAAACAATACTATTAAACGCGGTGATCTCCTGCTTACTCCTGCTTTTGGTTCAGGCTTTACCTGGGGTGCGGCTTTAATACGTTATTAG